In the Mastacembelus armatus chromosome 17, fMasArm1.2, whole genome shotgun sequence genome, one interval contains:
- the prg4a gene encoding proteoglycan 4a isoform X3, with protein sequence MVMEMSVWLLLFGLAVTSAAAGTGSCVGRCGEVFTRGQQCTCDFSCLLHNECCQDFESTCTTARSCQGRCGEPFRRGQLCECDPQCVLYNTCCTDLQLHCDASASASNPRTLQPVRAAASGSRKSERSRKRSNSDSEEWSTAVGSCLQYPGSRCPNALSGLVRPAVSTSLLQQGVSNIPVSLLPMSSHSRAPHSPAPGSSLPSDGVLSLGSSAPVSPSGPGAVSDQVNAHLVLSPGSSQGVIGQTGPRPRPSTLQDVAQVLGLSVGEVGSEGLGTGLFAAMDICGDSPMNGLTALSNGTILIFKGELFWSVDPVSRSVGQPQSIIDTLGVSSPIDTVFTRYNCHRNTYIVKGDQYWRLDETMVVEPGFPKPLASEFPGLTGSISAALAVPATGSTPETVYFFKKGDIIQRYIFPPSSTPCSMKPRSSLKRHLTRKAVLQSEEINIRVSLKGFPTPVTSALSMPSLQRADIYHHYVFSGPLFFNVQIVGNWPVLAKPDPSAVVAPLPILSPVAIAANMAAQNANRPQPANSIRVWLRCP encoded by the exons ATGGTGATGGAAATGTCAGTGTGGCTCCTTTTGTTTGGCCTGGCTGtgacctctgctgctgctggaacag GCAGCTGTGTGGGTCGTTGTGGTGAGGTTTTCACCAGAGGCCAGCAGTGCACCTGTGACTTCAGCTGCCTGCTACATAATGAATGCTGCCAAGACTTTGAGAGTACTTGCACCACTG CTCGGTCCTGCCAGGGTCGCTGTGGTGAGCCCTTCAGACGTGGTCAGCTGTGTGAGTGCGATCCCCAGTGCGTTCTCTACAACACTTGTTGCACTGACCTCCAGCTGCATTGCG ATGCCAGTGCGTCAGCCTCCAACCCTAGGACTCTTCAGCCTGTGAGGGCTGCTGCTTCAG GTAGCCGGAAATCAGAGAGGAGTAGGAAAAGGTCCAACAGTGACAGCGAGGAATGGTCTACAG CAGTGGGTTCCTGCCTGCAGTACCCTGGGTCTCGATGTCCAAATGCATTATCTGGTCTGGTTCGTCCTGCTGTATCAACCAGTCTGCTACAGCAAG GTGTGAGTAACATCCCTGTCAGCCTGCTGCCAATGTCCTCTCATAGCAGAGCTCCACATTCCCCAGCACCTGGCTCCTCTCTGCCCAGTGATGGTGTTCTGTCTCTGGGCAGCAGTGCTCCTGTGAGCCcctctggtcctggagctgttaGTGATCAAGTGAATGCCCACCTGGTGCTGTCACCGGGGTCAAGTCAAG GTGTCATAGGTCAGACTGGACCCAGGCCCAGACCCAGCACCCTGCAGGATGTAGCACAAGTCTTAGGACTCTCTGTGGGGGAGGTTGGCTCTGAGGGATTAGGGACAG GGCTCTTTGCTGCCATGGACATTTGTGGTGATTCTCCAATGAATGGACTGACAGCACTCAGCAATGGGACCATCTTGATATTTAAAG GGGAGCTGTTCTGGTCTGTGGACCCTGTCAGTCGCTCAGTTGGTCAGCCACAGAGTATCATAGACACTCTGGGTGTGTCCTCTCCCATCGATACTGTCTTCACACGCTACAACTGCCACAGAAACACCTACATTGTAAAG GGAGACCAGTACTGGCGTTTAGATGAGACCATGGTTGTGGAGCCAGGCTTTCCCAAACCTCTGGCCTCTGAATTCCCAGGCCTGACAGGAAGCATCAGTGCAGCATTGGCAGTACCAGCCACTGGGAGCACGCCAGAGACTGTGTACTTCTTTAAGAAGG GAGATATCATACAGAGGTACATTTTCCCACCAAGCAGCACTCCATGCAGTATGAAACCCAGGAGCTCCTTGAAGAGACACTTGACTCGTAAGGCTG TTCTCCAGAGTGAAGAGATCAATATCAGAGTGTCTCTGAAAGGATTTCCCACCCCGGTCACCTCTGCTCTGTCCATGCCCAGCCTCCAGAGGGCTGACATATACCATCACTATGTCTTCTCTGGAC ctctctTCTTCAATGTCCAGATTGTAGGAAACTGGCCAGTGCTGGCCAAACCTGACCCCTCTGCAGTTGTCGCGCCTTTACCCATCCTCAGCCCTGTTGCCATAGCAGCCAACATGGCTGCTCAGAACGCTAACCGTCCCCAACCAGCCAACTCCATCAGAGTTTGGCTGCGCTGTCCCTAG
- the prg4a gene encoding proteoglycan 4a isoform X1 — MVMEMSVWLLLFGLAVTSAAAGTGSCVGRCGEVFTRGQQCTCDFSCLLHNECCQDFESTCTTARSCQGRCGEPFRRGQLCECDPQCVLYNTCCTDLQLHCDASASASNPRTLQPVRAAASGSRKSERSRKRSNSDSEEWSTAVGSCLQYPGSRCPNALSGLVRPAVSTSLLQQGVSNIPVSLLPMSSHSRAPHSPAPGSSLPSDGVLSLGSSAPVSPSGPGAVSDQVNAHLVLSPGSSQGVIGQTGPRPRPSTLQDVAQVLGLSVGEVGSEGLGTGLFAAMDICGDSPMNGLTALSNGTILIFKGELFWSVDPVSRSVGQPQSIIDTLGVSSPIDTVFTRYNCHRNTYIVKGDQYWRLDETMVVEPGFPKPLASEFPGLTGSISAALAVPATGSTPETVYFFKKGDIIQRYIFPPSSTPCSMKPRSSLKRHLTRKAEVLQSEEINIRVSLKGFPTPVTSALSMPSLQRADIYHHYVFSGPLFFNVQIVGNWPVLAKPDPSAVVAPLPILSPVAIAANMAAQNANRPQPANSIRVWLRCP; from the exons ATGGTGATGGAAATGTCAGTGTGGCTCCTTTTGTTTGGCCTGGCTGtgacctctgctgctgctggaacag GCAGCTGTGTGGGTCGTTGTGGTGAGGTTTTCACCAGAGGCCAGCAGTGCACCTGTGACTTCAGCTGCCTGCTACATAATGAATGCTGCCAAGACTTTGAGAGTACTTGCACCACTG CTCGGTCCTGCCAGGGTCGCTGTGGTGAGCCCTTCAGACGTGGTCAGCTGTGTGAGTGCGATCCCCAGTGCGTTCTCTACAACACTTGTTGCACTGACCTCCAGCTGCATTGCG ATGCCAGTGCGTCAGCCTCCAACCCTAGGACTCTTCAGCCTGTGAGGGCTGCTGCTTCAG GTAGCCGGAAATCAGAGAGGAGTAGGAAAAGGTCCAACAGTGACAGCGAGGAATGGTCTACAG CAGTGGGTTCCTGCCTGCAGTACCCTGGGTCTCGATGTCCAAATGCATTATCTGGTCTGGTTCGTCCTGCTGTATCAACCAGTCTGCTACAGCAAG GTGTGAGTAACATCCCTGTCAGCCTGCTGCCAATGTCCTCTCATAGCAGAGCTCCACATTCCCCAGCACCTGGCTCCTCTCTGCCCAGTGATGGTGTTCTGTCTCTGGGCAGCAGTGCTCCTGTGAGCCcctctggtcctggagctgttaGTGATCAAGTGAATGCCCACCTGGTGCTGTCACCGGGGTCAAGTCAAG GTGTCATAGGTCAGACTGGACCCAGGCCCAGACCCAGCACCCTGCAGGATGTAGCACAAGTCTTAGGACTCTCTGTGGGGGAGGTTGGCTCTGAGGGATTAGGGACAG GGCTCTTTGCTGCCATGGACATTTGTGGTGATTCTCCAATGAATGGACTGACAGCACTCAGCAATGGGACCATCTTGATATTTAAAG GGGAGCTGTTCTGGTCTGTGGACCCTGTCAGTCGCTCAGTTGGTCAGCCACAGAGTATCATAGACACTCTGGGTGTGTCCTCTCCCATCGATACTGTCTTCACACGCTACAACTGCCACAGAAACACCTACATTGTAAAG GGAGACCAGTACTGGCGTTTAGATGAGACCATGGTTGTGGAGCCAGGCTTTCCCAAACCTCTGGCCTCTGAATTCCCAGGCCTGACAGGAAGCATCAGTGCAGCATTGGCAGTACCAGCCACTGGGAGCACGCCAGAGACTGTGTACTTCTTTAAGAAGG GAGATATCATACAGAGGTACATTTTCCCACCAAGCAGCACTCCATGCAGTATGAAACCCAGGAGCTCCTTGAAGAGACACTTGACTCGTAAGGCTG AAGTTCTCCAGAGTGAAGAGATCAATATCAGAGTGTCTCTGAAAGGATTTCCCACCCCGGTCACCTCTGCTCTGTCCATGCCCAGCCTCCAGAGGGCTGACATATACCATCACTATGTCTTCTCTGGAC ctctctTCTTCAATGTCCAGATTGTAGGAAACTGGCCAGTGCTGGCCAAACCTGACCCCTCTGCAGTTGTCGCGCCTTTACCCATCCTCAGCCCTGTTGCCATAGCAGCCAACATGGCTGCTCAGAACGCTAACCGTCCCCAACCAGCCAACTCCATCAGAGTTTGGCTGCGCTGTCCCTAG
- the prg4a gene encoding proteoglycan 4a isoform X2 yields MVMEMSVWLLLFGLAVTSAAAGTGSCVGRCGEVFTRGQQCTCDFSCLLHNECCQDFESTCTTARSCQGRCGEPFRRGQLCECDPQCVLYNTCCTDLQLHCDASASASNPRTLQPVRAAASGSRKSERSRKRSNSDSEEWSTVGSCLQYPGSRCPNALSGLVRPAVSTSLLQQGVSNIPVSLLPMSSHSRAPHSPAPGSSLPSDGVLSLGSSAPVSPSGPGAVSDQVNAHLVLSPGSSQGVIGQTGPRPRPSTLQDVAQVLGLSVGEVGSEGLGTGLFAAMDICGDSPMNGLTALSNGTILIFKGELFWSVDPVSRSVGQPQSIIDTLGVSSPIDTVFTRYNCHRNTYIVKGDQYWRLDETMVVEPGFPKPLASEFPGLTGSISAALAVPATGSTPETVYFFKKGDIIQRYIFPPSSTPCSMKPRSSLKRHLTRKAEVLQSEEINIRVSLKGFPTPVTSALSMPSLQRADIYHHYVFSGPLFFNVQIVGNWPVLAKPDPSAVVAPLPILSPVAIAANMAAQNANRPQPANSIRVWLRCP; encoded by the exons ATGGTGATGGAAATGTCAGTGTGGCTCCTTTTGTTTGGCCTGGCTGtgacctctgctgctgctggaacag GCAGCTGTGTGGGTCGTTGTGGTGAGGTTTTCACCAGAGGCCAGCAGTGCACCTGTGACTTCAGCTGCCTGCTACATAATGAATGCTGCCAAGACTTTGAGAGTACTTGCACCACTG CTCGGTCCTGCCAGGGTCGCTGTGGTGAGCCCTTCAGACGTGGTCAGCTGTGTGAGTGCGATCCCCAGTGCGTTCTCTACAACACTTGTTGCACTGACCTCCAGCTGCATTGCG ATGCCAGTGCGTCAGCCTCCAACCCTAGGACTCTTCAGCCTGTGAGGGCTGCTGCTTCAG GTAGCCGGAAATCAGAGAGGAGTAGGAAAAGGTCCAACAGTGACAGCGAGGAATGGTCTACAG TGGGTTCCTGCCTGCAGTACCCTGGGTCTCGATGTCCAAATGCATTATCTGGTCTGGTTCGTCCTGCTGTATCAACCAGTCTGCTACAGCAAG GTGTGAGTAACATCCCTGTCAGCCTGCTGCCAATGTCCTCTCATAGCAGAGCTCCACATTCCCCAGCACCTGGCTCCTCTCTGCCCAGTGATGGTGTTCTGTCTCTGGGCAGCAGTGCTCCTGTGAGCCcctctggtcctggagctgttaGTGATCAAGTGAATGCCCACCTGGTGCTGTCACCGGGGTCAAGTCAAG GTGTCATAGGTCAGACTGGACCCAGGCCCAGACCCAGCACCCTGCAGGATGTAGCACAAGTCTTAGGACTCTCTGTGGGGGAGGTTGGCTCTGAGGGATTAGGGACAG GGCTCTTTGCTGCCATGGACATTTGTGGTGATTCTCCAATGAATGGACTGACAGCACTCAGCAATGGGACCATCTTGATATTTAAAG GGGAGCTGTTCTGGTCTGTGGACCCTGTCAGTCGCTCAGTTGGTCAGCCACAGAGTATCATAGACACTCTGGGTGTGTCCTCTCCCATCGATACTGTCTTCACACGCTACAACTGCCACAGAAACACCTACATTGTAAAG GGAGACCAGTACTGGCGTTTAGATGAGACCATGGTTGTGGAGCCAGGCTTTCCCAAACCTCTGGCCTCTGAATTCCCAGGCCTGACAGGAAGCATCAGTGCAGCATTGGCAGTACCAGCCACTGGGAGCACGCCAGAGACTGTGTACTTCTTTAAGAAGG GAGATATCATACAGAGGTACATTTTCCCACCAAGCAGCACTCCATGCAGTATGAAACCCAGGAGCTCCTTGAAGAGACACTTGACTCGTAAGGCTG AAGTTCTCCAGAGTGAAGAGATCAATATCAGAGTGTCTCTGAAAGGATTTCCCACCCCGGTCACCTCTGCTCTGTCCATGCCCAGCCTCCAGAGGGCTGACATATACCATCACTATGTCTTCTCTGGAC ctctctTCTTCAATGTCCAGATTGTAGGAAACTGGCCAGTGCTGGCCAAACCTGACCCCTCTGCAGTTGTCGCGCCTTTACCCATCCTCAGCCCTGTTGCCATAGCAGCCAACATGGCTGCTCAGAACGCTAACCGTCCCCAACCAGCCAACTCCATCAGAGTTTGGCTGCGCTGTCCCTAG
- the prg4a gene encoding proteoglycan 4a isoform X5, with protein MVMEMSVWLLLFGLAVTSAAAGTGSCVGRCGEVFTRGQQCTCDFSCLLHNECCQDFESTCTTARSCQGRCGEPFRRGQLCECDPQCVLYNTCCTDLQLHCDASASASNPRTLQPVRAAASGSRKSERSRKRSNSDSEEWSTAVGSCLQYPGSRCPNALSGLVRPAVSTSLLQQGVSNIPVSLLPMSSHSRAPHSPAPGSSLPSDGVLSLGSSAPVSPSGPGAVSDQVNAHLVLSPGSSQGVIGQTGPRPRPSTLQDVAQVLGLSVGEVGSEGLGTGLFAAMDICGDSPMNGLTALSNGTILIFKGELFWSVDPVSRSVGQPQSIIDTLGVSSPIDTVFTRYNCHRNTYIVKGDQYWRLDETMVVEPGFPKPLASEFPGLTGSISAALAVPATGSTPETVYFFKKGDIIQRYIFPPSSTPCSMKPRSSLKRHLTLLQSEEINIRVSLKGFPTPVTSALSMPSLQRADIYHHYVFSGPLFFNVQIVGNWPVLAKPDPSAVVAPLPILSPVAIAANMAAQNANRPQPANSIRVWLRCP; from the exons ATGGTGATGGAAATGTCAGTGTGGCTCCTTTTGTTTGGCCTGGCTGtgacctctgctgctgctggaacag GCAGCTGTGTGGGTCGTTGTGGTGAGGTTTTCACCAGAGGCCAGCAGTGCACCTGTGACTTCAGCTGCCTGCTACATAATGAATGCTGCCAAGACTTTGAGAGTACTTGCACCACTG CTCGGTCCTGCCAGGGTCGCTGTGGTGAGCCCTTCAGACGTGGTCAGCTGTGTGAGTGCGATCCCCAGTGCGTTCTCTACAACACTTGTTGCACTGACCTCCAGCTGCATTGCG ATGCCAGTGCGTCAGCCTCCAACCCTAGGACTCTTCAGCCTGTGAGGGCTGCTGCTTCAG GTAGCCGGAAATCAGAGAGGAGTAGGAAAAGGTCCAACAGTGACAGCGAGGAATGGTCTACAG CAGTGGGTTCCTGCCTGCAGTACCCTGGGTCTCGATGTCCAAATGCATTATCTGGTCTGGTTCGTCCTGCTGTATCAACCAGTCTGCTACAGCAAG GTGTGAGTAACATCCCTGTCAGCCTGCTGCCAATGTCCTCTCATAGCAGAGCTCCACATTCCCCAGCACCTGGCTCCTCTCTGCCCAGTGATGGTGTTCTGTCTCTGGGCAGCAGTGCTCCTGTGAGCCcctctggtcctggagctgttaGTGATCAAGTGAATGCCCACCTGGTGCTGTCACCGGGGTCAAGTCAAG GTGTCATAGGTCAGACTGGACCCAGGCCCAGACCCAGCACCCTGCAGGATGTAGCACAAGTCTTAGGACTCTCTGTGGGGGAGGTTGGCTCTGAGGGATTAGGGACAG GGCTCTTTGCTGCCATGGACATTTGTGGTGATTCTCCAATGAATGGACTGACAGCACTCAGCAATGGGACCATCTTGATATTTAAAG GGGAGCTGTTCTGGTCTGTGGACCCTGTCAGTCGCTCAGTTGGTCAGCCACAGAGTATCATAGACACTCTGGGTGTGTCCTCTCCCATCGATACTGTCTTCACACGCTACAACTGCCACAGAAACACCTACATTGTAAAG GGAGACCAGTACTGGCGTTTAGATGAGACCATGGTTGTGGAGCCAGGCTTTCCCAAACCTCTGGCCTCTGAATTCCCAGGCCTGACAGGAAGCATCAGTGCAGCATTGGCAGTACCAGCCACTGGGAGCACGCCAGAGACTGTGTACTTCTTTAAGAAGG GAGATATCATACAGAGGTACATTTTCCCACCAAGCAGCACTCCATGCAGTATGAAACCCAGGAGCTCCTTGAAGAGACACTTGACTC TTCTCCAGAGTGAAGAGATCAATATCAGAGTGTCTCTGAAAGGATTTCCCACCCCGGTCACCTCTGCTCTGTCCATGCCCAGCCTCCAGAGGGCTGACATATACCATCACTATGTCTTCTCTGGAC ctctctTCTTCAATGTCCAGATTGTAGGAAACTGGCCAGTGCTGGCCAAACCTGACCCCTCTGCAGTTGTCGCGCCTTTACCCATCCTCAGCCCTGTTGCCATAGCAGCCAACATGGCTGCTCAGAACGCTAACCGTCCCCAACCAGCCAACTCCATCAGAGTTTGGCTGCGCTGTCCCTAG
- the prg4a gene encoding proteoglycan 4a isoform X4: MVMEMSVWLLLFGLAVTSAAAGTGSCVGRCGEVFTRGQQCTCDFSCLLHNECCQDFESTCTTARSCQGRCGEPFRRGQLCECDPQCVLYNTCCTDLQLHCDASASASNPRTLQPVRAAASGSRKSERSRKRSNSDSEEWSTAVGSCLQYPGSRCPNALSGLVRPAVSTSLLQQGVSNIPVSLLPMSSHSRAPHSPAPGSSLPSDGVLSLGSSAPVSPSGPGAVSDQVNAHLVLSPGSSQGVIGQTGPRPRPSTLQDVAQVLGLSVGEVGSEGLGTGLFAAMDICGDSPMNGLTALSNGTILIFKGELFWSVDPVSRSVGQPQSIIDTLGVSSPIDTVFTRYNCHRNTYIVKGDQYWRLDETMVVEPGFPKPLASEFPGLTGSISAALAVPATGSTPETVYFFKKGDIIQRYIFPPSSTPCSMKPRSSLKRHLTQVLQSEEINIRVSLKGFPTPVTSALSMPSLQRADIYHHYVFSGPLFFNVQIVGNWPVLAKPDPSAVVAPLPILSPVAIAANMAAQNANRPQPANSIRVWLRCP, encoded by the exons ATGGTGATGGAAATGTCAGTGTGGCTCCTTTTGTTTGGCCTGGCTGtgacctctgctgctgctggaacag GCAGCTGTGTGGGTCGTTGTGGTGAGGTTTTCACCAGAGGCCAGCAGTGCACCTGTGACTTCAGCTGCCTGCTACATAATGAATGCTGCCAAGACTTTGAGAGTACTTGCACCACTG CTCGGTCCTGCCAGGGTCGCTGTGGTGAGCCCTTCAGACGTGGTCAGCTGTGTGAGTGCGATCCCCAGTGCGTTCTCTACAACACTTGTTGCACTGACCTCCAGCTGCATTGCG ATGCCAGTGCGTCAGCCTCCAACCCTAGGACTCTTCAGCCTGTGAGGGCTGCTGCTTCAG GTAGCCGGAAATCAGAGAGGAGTAGGAAAAGGTCCAACAGTGACAGCGAGGAATGGTCTACAG CAGTGGGTTCCTGCCTGCAGTACCCTGGGTCTCGATGTCCAAATGCATTATCTGGTCTGGTTCGTCCTGCTGTATCAACCAGTCTGCTACAGCAAG GTGTGAGTAACATCCCTGTCAGCCTGCTGCCAATGTCCTCTCATAGCAGAGCTCCACATTCCCCAGCACCTGGCTCCTCTCTGCCCAGTGATGGTGTTCTGTCTCTGGGCAGCAGTGCTCCTGTGAGCCcctctggtcctggagctgttaGTGATCAAGTGAATGCCCACCTGGTGCTGTCACCGGGGTCAAGTCAAG GTGTCATAGGTCAGACTGGACCCAGGCCCAGACCCAGCACCCTGCAGGATGTAGCACAAGTCTTAGGACTCTCTGTGGGGGAGGTTGGCTCTGAGGGATTAGGGACAG GGCTCTTTGCTGCCATGGACATTTGTGGTGATTCTCCAATGAATGGACTGACAGCACTCAGCAATGGGACCATCTTGATATTTAAAG GGGAGCTGTTCTGGTCTGTGGACCCTGTCAGTCGCTCAGTTGGTCAGCCACAGAGTATCATAGACACTCTGGGTGTGTCCTCTCCCATCGATACTGTCTTCACACGCTACAACTGCCACAGAAACACCTACATTGTAAAG GGAGACCAGTACTGGCGTTTAGATGAGACCATGGTTGTGGAGCCAGGCTTTCCCAAACCTCTGGCCTCTGAATTCCCAGGCCTGACAGGAAGCATCAGTGCAGCATTGGCAGTACCAGCCACTGGGAGCACGCCAGAGACTGTGTACTTCTTTAAGAAGG GAGATATCATACAGAGGTACATTTTCCCACCAAGCAGCACTCCATGCAGTATGAAACCCAGGAGCTCCTTGAAGAGACACTTGACTC AAGTTCTCCAGAGTGAAGAGATCAATATCAGAGTGTCTCTGAAAGGATTTCCCACCCCGGTCACCTCTGCTCTGTCCATGCCCAGCCTCCAGAGGGCTGACATATACCATCACTATGTCTTCTCTGGAC ctctctTCTTCAATGTCCAGATTGTAGGAAACTGGCCAGTGCTGGCCAAACCTGACCCCTCTGCAGTTGTCGCGCCTTTACCCATCCTCAGCCCTGTTGCCATAGCAGCCAACATGGCTGCTCAGAACGCTAACCGTCCCCAACCAGCCAACTCCATCAGAGTTTGGCTGCGCTGTCCCTAG
- the olfml2bb gene encoding olfactomedin-like protein 2B: MWRKISLLILCCTVSGLDARQETERSAEKVQTGEAELGNQEGSLRGGGQRSSGTGNLGVGAEDSVQQPMSEPLEDELNNQENIISQLLGDYDKVKTVSSGSDCVCRCVVRPIKRSDCSRIHDGGPTSLHQDFYTVETVTRGTDCKKCVCMAPPSAVNPCEGEYRFKKLQEASKDDIKLATIMDLLEGSMYGMDLLKLHSVTTNLLAKMDNMEKAFSHNFTEKAREKEHVKDRPKEKEKEKKTQQKKKKGSDLERAGQKSGASAFANKQKHYDSQLKKNQQQDGLEQQQPAKNKTGSQKPVKEKTEPRQPIKDKNSMVIRGVTFYKAEEVGYKAEERGRGKNTTRTVNTFVDSLISDQFSSTKTFPIQSTGPKTTISTVSDSKDLSQRPTSPSPTQQPTAPPTTTQQITTTTKPAPTTVNPVTELTTTTTAEPTTIKSATTSQTTTAKATVQPATPVAQHTTSVSPTVTGPKSRLSWTESPVDQPKTTKKPALCKDTVASISEPVQHNSYGLSDGAWMRDARGHGNIIYLTNGHYGSNLLEFRDMDAFKSGQAYNSYKLPYSFTGTGHVVFNGAFYYNRAFSRDVIRYDLRHRYVAAWTTLHDALLEEQVHRTQTEVQFAVDESGLWLMYPALDTEGFHQEVILLNHLRHQDLQPIRSFRTGLRRGRYGNSFLVCGVLYAVDSMERRYANVTYAFDTHTLTHTVPSLAFTNMHAHTSQLAYCPLDKKLYAWDNGHQMMYDVIFAY, from the exons ATGTGGCGCAAAATTTCACTGCTGATTTTATGCTGTACTGTGAGCGGACTTGACGCGCGGCAGGAGACGGAGAGGAGCGCGGAGAAGGTGCAGACCGGAGAGGCTGAGCTCGGTAACCAGGAGGGCAGTCTGCGAGGAGGAGGGCAGCGGTCCTCGGGGACAGGCAACCTCGGTGTCGGTGCGGAGGACAGCGTTCAACAGCCCATGTCCGAGCCTCTGGAGGATGAGCTGAACAACCAGGAGAACATCATCAGCCAG CTGCTGGGTGATTATGACAAAGTGAAGACCGTGTCATCCGGGTCCGACTGCGTGTGTCGCTGTGTGGTGCGGCCAATCAAACGCTCCGACTGCAGCCGTATCCATGACGGTGGGCCCACATCACTGCACCAGGATTTCTACACCGTGGAAACGGTTACCAGGGGAACAGACTGcaagaagtgtgtgtgcatggcccCGCCCTCAGCTGTCAACCCCTGTGAGGGAGAGTACAGGTTTAAAAAGCTACAGGAGGCCAGCAAGGATGACATCAAG CTGGCGACCATCATGGACTTGTTGGAGGGCTCTATGTATGGAATGGACTTGTTAAAGCTGCACTCTGTCACCACTAACCTGCTCGCCAAGATGGACAACATGGAGAAA GCCTTCAGCCATAATTTTAcagagaaagcaagagagaaagagcacgTGAAGGACAGaccaaaagaaaaggaaaaagagaagaagacccagcagaaaaaaaagaaagggagtgATTTGGAGCGTGCAGGACAGAAGAGTGGAGCCTCTGCCTTCGCCAACAAGCAG AAGCATTATGACAGTCAACTAAAGAAGAACCAACAGCAAGATGGTCTGGAACAACAGCAGCCAGCCAAGAATAAGACAGGATCTCAAAAGCcagtgaaagaaaagacagagccAAGACAGCCAATCAAAGACAAGAACAGCATGGTCATCAGGGGCGTGACCTTTTACAAGGCAGAGGAAGTGGGATATaaggcagaggagagagggagaggaaagaaTA CCACTCGAACTGTGAATACTTTTGTGGATTCACTGATCTCTGACCAGTTCTCATCTACTAAGACTTTTCCCATCCAAAGTACAGGACCTAAAACCACCATTAGCACAGTGTCAGACTCCAAGGACCTGTCACAAAGACCTACTAGTCCTTCACCCACCCAGCAACCAACAGctccccccaccaccacccagCAAATCACAACTACAACCAAACCAGCTCCCACTACTGTGAACCCAGTGACTGAATTAACCACTACAACAACTGCAGAACCAACAACAATCAAATCAGCAACTACTTCCCAAACCACAACTGCTAAGGCTACTGTTCAGCCTGCCACCCCTGTCGCTCAGCACACCACCTCAGTGTCTCCCACAGTCACAGGACCCAAGAGTCGACTCAGCTGGACAGAGAGTCCTGTTGACCAACCAAAGACCACCAAAAAGCCTG CACTGTGTAAGGACACAGTAGCCAGCATCTCTGAACCGGTCCAGCATAACTCTTATGGCCTGAGTGATGGAGCCTGGATGAGAGATGCCCGCGGCCATGGTAACATCATCTACCTCACCAATGGTCACTACGGTAGCAACCTCCTTGAGTTCCGAGACATGGACGCCTTCAAATCAG GTCAGGCATATAATTCATACAAGCTGCCCTACAGTTTCACTGGAACAGGCCATGTCGTTTTTAATGGGGCTTTCTACTACAACCGTGCATTCAGCAGAGATGTCATCAGATACGACCTGAGACACAGATATGTAGCTGCCTGGACCACACTGCATGATGCTTTGCTGGAGGAGCAAGTTCACAGGACACAAACTGAA GTGCAATTTGCTGTAGACGAGTCAGGCCTGTGGTTAATGTACCCTGCTCTGGACACAGAGGGCTTCCACCAGGAAGTAATCCTGCTCAACCACCTCCGTCACCAAGACCTTCAACCAATAAGGAGTTTTCGCACAGGTCTTCGACGTGGTCGCTATGGAAACAGCTTCCTGGTTTGCGGCGTGCTTTATGCTGTGGACAGCATGGAGCGTCGCTATGCTAATGTGACATATgcatttgacacacacacactcacacacactgtgccaaGCCTGGCATTCACAAACATGCACGCGCACACTTCCCAGCTGGCCTATTGCCCGCTGGACAAGAAACTGTATGCATGGGACAATGGACATCAAATGATGTATGATGTCATCTTTGCTTACTAG